The following proteins come from a genomic window of Montipora foliosa isolate CH-2021 chromosome 2, ASM3666993v2, whole genome shotgun sequence:
- the LOC137991904 gene encoding uncharacterized protein — translation MINAVIKKLHSRGHFLKVARKSDNSSDWANYREARNKAVSALRSAKREFYKNAFEENRNYPKATWNTIKALTGSGKMNKGISKLQLDGKAVENATEIAEQFNLYFSSIADNLRSGLGNTPSDLSKLVNFVESCKDPDVVFSVPDITNAQVLQFIKGISPHKAAGIDKIRARFLRIAAPILAPSITRLTNMSFSTGKFPTRWKIANVTPMFKQGAASDPSNYRPISVLPVVSKEASGPCKWE, via the exons ATGATCAATGCAGTTATTAAAAAATTGCACTCTCGTGGTCACTTCTTGAAGGTGGCTAGGAAATCGGACAATAGTTCTGATTGGGCAAATTATCGAGAGGCGAGAAACAAGGCTGTTTCTGCCTTGCGTTCAGCAAAGCGTGAGTTTTACAAGAATGCATTCGAAGAAAATCGAAACTACCCTAAAGCAACGTGGAATACGATAAAAGCATTGACAGGATCCGGAAAGATGAATAAAGGAATTAGTAAGCTTCAGTTGGATGGCAAGGCTGTTGAAAATGCTACAGAAATTGCGGAGCagtttaatttatatttttcctcAATCGCTGATAATCTGAGATCTGGACTCGGAAACACACCATCAGACTTGTCCAAGTTGGTAAACTTTGTTGAGTCTTGCAAAGATCCGGATGTGGTTTTCTCTGTTCCAGACATAACCAATGCTCAGGTGCTTCAGTTCATAAAGGGGATCAGTCCTCATAAGGCTGCAGGTATCGATAAAATCAGGGCTAGGTTTTTGCGTATTGCCGCTCCTATTTTAGCTCCAAGCATAACAAGGCTTACCAACATGTCGTTTTCCACAGGAAAGTTTCCTACTCGTTGGAAAATCGCTAATGTGACACCAATGTTCAAACAAGGTGCGGCCAGTGATCCCTCTAATTATCGCCCAATTTCTGTGCTACCGGTGGTGTCAAAA GAAGCAAGTGGTCCGTGTAAATGGGAGTGA